The window cagggacagtgcctctggattggcagaccggggtggtggtccccctctttaagaaagggaaccggagggtgtgttccaactacagagggatcacactcctcagcctccctggaaaagtctattcgggggttctggagaggagggtccgtcggatagtcgaacctcggattcaggaggaacagtgtggttttcgtcctggtcgtggaacagtggaccagctctacacccttagcagggtcctggagggtgcatgggagttcgcccaaccagtctacatgtgttttgtggacttggaaaaggcgttcgaccgtgtccctcggggaatcctgtggggggtgctccgagagtatggggtaccggaccccctgataagagctgttcagtccctgtacaaccggtgtcagagcttggtccgcattgccggcagtaagtcgaacccgtttccagtgagagttggactccgccagggctgccctttgtcaccgattctgttcataacttttatggacagaatttctaggcgtagccagggtgttgagggggtccggcttggtggactcaggattgggtcactgctttttgcagatgatgttgtcctgtttgcttcatcaggccgtgatcttctgctctctctggatcggttcgcagctgagtgtgaagcggctgggatgggaatcagcacctccaaatccgagaccatggtcctcagccggaaaagggtggagtgccctctcaaggttgggagcgagatcctgccccaagtggaggagttcaagtatcttggggtcttgttcacgagtgagggaagaatggggtgggagatcaacaggcggatcggtgcggcatccacagtgatgcgggctcagcatcagtctgtcgtggtgaaaaaggagctgagccgcaaggcgaagctctcaatttaccagtcgatctatgttcctaccctcacctatggtcatgagctatgggtagtgaccgaaagaacgagatcgcgaatacaagcggctgaaatgagttttctccgcagggtgtctgggctctcccttaaagatagggtgagaagctcagtcatccgggaggggctcagagtagagccgctgctcctccgcatcgagaggagtcagatgaggtggctcgggcatctgatcaggatgcctcctggacgcctccctggtgaggtgttccaggcacgtccaaccgggaggaggccccggggaagacccaggacacgctggagaaactatgtctcccggctggcctgggaatgccttgggattcccccggaagagctagaagaagtggccggggagagggagtcTGGGCATCtcagctcaagctgctgcccccgcgacccgacctcggataagcggaagaggatggatggatggatggatttcaatgcttcgatcaaatacatttgtaagtacgtgaataaaggcagcgacatggcagttcttggcgtgcaaccagaaagaagtgataggaatgcatATCGATGAAATcacacagtattaggctggaagaaacataagcagcaatgaagctgtatggcgaattctttcatttcccatacatgaacgaagtccagatgttgttctcttagcagtacatctagaaaatggacaacgcgtttatttcacagctgcaaatgtgcaacaaatagccctgaatccagaggctacaacgttaactgctttctttacgttatgtcaaaatgacgcgtttgcgaaaacactgctgtattcggaagtgcctacgtattacacatggaatgcgagtagaaaatcatttgaacaacgcaaacgaggagagcgagtcaacggacaacctggcatattcaaagaaactacgataggcagactgtacaccgtgtatcccaatcaagatgaatgcttctttgttcacatgctgttggtaaatgtgcccggtccaacgtctttccagcaattgagaattgtcaacggcgttacacatgccactttccaaagtacatgtcaagctctgaatttattggggaacgaccgacactgggatgtatacattaatgacgcatgcaacacgtcacatccaaatcaaattcgtgcattgtttacAATCATATTGACCACCTGCTCTCCTTCACCTTCAACACATTTATGGGAGagatataaatcgcacatggctgaagatattttccgtcgaatatgcaagtaaaattaaaatataaacatggatttcacagcagaaatctacaactaagtGGTGAttatgattgaagatttgtgcttagaaatcgcgaacaaagttctcaatcaattgggaatgccatcaccgaattgatctgctgctgcttcgttcgatgtagaattgcgtcgtgaacaaaattacaacacgggtgatcttttgtcgtatgtgcaatcaaatattcctaagataacgcttcagcaaaaaggcatttacgatcaaataatgcaaactgtcaataacgggattggagaaatctggaaattgggaatggaaaggtgccggttgatctgacctcaggacgaatttcactgcctcataacttctgcaatttagtgacgtcaaaagaagaattggttgaaaaagtatttcccaatattcaaaccaattataagaatcacgattggctgagtgaacaagctattcttgcggccaaaaacaaagacgtctacaaacttaacaatattattcagtctaacattctgcacagacaatggaacaacaaaaaatattgtatacccacaagcattgtgaaattaagcatattagaaacgtgcgctttctcttttctttcttttccatttaaccagactgagccacaccAACgtgtggccgggtacagctatatatatatatatatatatatatatatatacacacacacacagcacatatacagtatacatacacatatacatctatactaataaaacgcaaagccctcactgactcactcatcactaactctccaacttcccgtgtaggtagaaggctgaaatttggcaggctcattccttacagcttacttacaaaagttaagtaggtttcattttgaaattctacacgtaactgtcataacggtcgacaatatccgccatgttaaactttcttatttatggccccatcttcacgaaatttggtaggcggcttccctgcgctaaccgaaacagatgtacgtacttatttcggtagtatgacaccactgtcggccgccatattgaactttccaacggtctttgttacttaatgggcccatcttcaagaaatttggtacgcaggttcccaacgctagctgaatcctacttacgtacatatatacgtccatagcctgcagcttggtccacactctgaatcctccaggcacccctgagcataatctaattttgaaggttggggcaccaataatgttactgagaaacttacagccaccgaaactttgtaatggcacgagacttcaggtcaaatgcctgcaaaagaacctaattgaggcaactatttttactggcggtggctcaggggagagagtttttattcctcgcatacCCTCttatctcccatttcaattcaaatgcctccaatttccagtaaggctctgcttcacaatgataattaataagtctcagggacagaccctacaaaaaggctggcattgatttgaggcaagattgcttttcacatggccaactatacgttgcatgctcaagagaagctcagcgcacagcttggtcatattacaaccggaggggcgaacgaacaacgtggtatacaaagagatccttaacaaataattattggtatattttccctcagtttattatttaaaattttaaagcagtacatcaccgctgcgaagcgcgggtattttgctagtatatatatatatatatatatatatatatatatatatatatatatatatatatatatatatatatacaatactttaaaaaaaacacgcttatattaagttaaaaagtgtactaaaaagtaaaaaataagtctctcttacatcactcgtaaaataaaagcatgggcgcttttcatcaatcagtTAAATCTTAGCAAAAGCTCCCACTTTGTTCATTTTTACCCAGTTACTGCTGCTAAGAAAGCAAatgtcttttgtcttcatttcaaaTTTCTCAGACCACcttaatcatttttttccttaaccacCAAAGCATAGCAACAGAAAACCATCTATATCAAGGGTCTCAAACTCagctcctggagggccacaatttTTAAGACAGTAATGGCTTAAttagaggtggcatggtggcgcagtgggtagcgctgctacctcacagttaggagacccgggtttgcttcccgggtccttcctgcgtggagtttgcatgttctccccgtgtctgcctgggtttcctcccacagtccaaggacatgcaggttaggtgcattggcgattctaaattgtgattggtgtgtgccctgtggtgggctggccggagtttgtttcctgccttgcgccctgtgttggctgagattggctccagcagaccccccgtgaccttgtagttaggatataatggatggatgtcttaatTGGAAGCCACATAAAGTGTTTTATTAGATCTGGCATTTCTAATCCTGGCATTTTCTAATCTAATAATTTCTAATTATGACTGGCATTTCTAATCCTACTGATTTTCTAAAAGTCTCAGACCTTCATTttgtcattcaaaaaaaaaaaaaaagcagcaaaaaggaaatgaattaaaatgaaaggaaaatataCATTTCCACTGGCAGCAGTAATGGTTGGTAACCTAAAAAgggtacaaaacaaaaacctgcagctggtATAGCCATCCACAATCTGAGTTTGGAATGTAAATGAGTAATTCTGTAGTAAAACATTCTTACAAGAGAGCAGACAGCTGTCAAAAAGTCACTGATGGAGTTGCTTCTCTTCAACATTATTCTGAAACTGCAAATTAGAATGAAAAGCAAAGGAGCAAATCCTCCAAAAAATAAGATATAAACAACAAGCATGATGAGGCAACTGTGCGCgcaaaatgttaagaaaaaaaactgcattttatttttgctaacaaaCACTAACCAgaaaattcacatttttgaaaattctttaaatggtAAATTACACGTAATGATTAGTATACATTTCTGATTAGAGAAGCCAGGAGATCAGTAGAATTCACAAGTGGATTTCTGACTGTCAAACTGggtggaataaaataaaattgtggtcCCAGTGATCCTCCAGATTCGGTGCTTGAAGAAAATGGTGTTGTGCTAGAGGAGCTCTTTGGGTGTAAGAACAACACTGGACGCATCAATTTTATAGACAATCATAAAGCAGAAGCTCTAGGAAGGTGGAATGAGCTGAGGGGCTCCCACTAAAGCTGCTTTTCAAAGTAAAGTTCCTTCGCCCCAGTTAGGACACTGATAAATCTCTTAATGTCGGGGGTATATGTTTTAATAAGCTGAAATCCGACTTTGAGATACAGCTTCTGTGCAGCCTTCTGGGCTTTCGACGTCCCCAAAATACACGTCTTATATTCATGTTCCTGAGCAAAGTCCAGCACTGTTTGAGTCAGTCGAACACCAAGTCCATGGCGACGGTACTGCCTGTCTACTATCATCCGGAACATCTCACAGCTCTCAGCAGTGTCTTGACATTCTGCTTTGTGATGACTGGTATCAGATTGTGCATTATTTTGTCGTGGACCTTCATCACCCATCTCCTCCTGAGCAGATATAATGTTCGCAGGTGTGCTCTTGCTTAGTTTACTTTTTCGGTCACGTGTGATTACTTCTTTCTTTGATGCACCAGcacaactcttcactgccaccattCCACCTATgacttttaatttcttatgttctgcCACCCAATAACAATTACCAGGTAATGACAAAAAGTGCTTCTCAATGTCTTTCATCTCCGATGCCAGTTTGTCATTAACATAAATGGCATAAAACATGTGGCAGCACCAGTAGACAGCTGCGATCCAGGCGGTGGCCACCACAAATCCTAGCCATCTGAGATGGCCTGGCAGGGCATATGTAAGAGCGGCAATGCCTGCCAGGACAGCCAGGTTGACTGGATGAAGTAGTGCTTCCTTGAAAGCTGGAGTGACATTCTCCATGATGCCATCAATGAACAGCCTTTTGACAGCTGGATAGTCTTTAGGTTCAAACACCCGGATCTGGAAATCCGAGGCATCACATTCATCTTCAACTGGCATCTTCAAATCtgcaaacaacaaacaaaaattatgGCAGACTTCAGAGCAAACCACAAGATTTTCCACTCGATGAGCACTGATGGTTTAAATGGTCTCTTTCTGCTTGTTAaacttatgtttttatatttaatctgACAGGAGTGTTGCCTCTGACATATGAGGAGGACTTAGGGTTGGCTCACTTTCTATCAGTAGGATgccttattttttgtttgcagaCTGACTGAAGAATTTAAACTGGCCCTGCCTGACTGAGTGTCCTCTGGGGTGGACTGATGTGCTGTTCAGGTAACGTTAGCATGAAAGGTTCCAGCCCAGCCATGAACTGAACAAGGCGTGTATAGAAAACGGATTGACAGATGAGACTACAATGGTAGTTTCAGGTTGTCCATTATATTCTCAAGTTCTGAAGGATACGTACATTTCTTACATGATAAAATCTAACAGCCCTGAATATTTTCACTTTCTATTTTAATATCTAATGTCATAGACGGCCGAGATCCTTGCCCGGCTAGGACGCCTCTTCGCAGAAAGGACCAAGGGAGCAAACGTAGttagaacagtacctcccccaggacattagatggcagcccccctggggtgcagcggtgcctcggactcccataGGGCTTCATAGGAGATGGAGTTGGGATCtggggcgccgccagggggtttTGCAGCTGCTTCTGAGCCCGTATGGGCGatcctttcaccacacctggaattGCTGTTGGAAGTAGattatcaagcacctggagcacttccgggtaacatATTAAAGGAGCTAGCAGACAgcactcggtgagccagagtcgggaggaaggtggacgaagcttgccaaggaggagtggaggaggaaagaaaagagaaggaaagtattgtgaagtgttttgtgctttggactgtgttgtgcctgtgggaaacgaggaaggcgtttcccacaaggtgagtaaaaataaaaaaaacttttgtttttatcagtgtgactcttatgtctgtctgtgtcgggttgggtgcctGGCATG of the Erpetoichthys calabaricus chromosome 2, fErpCal1.3, whole genome shotgun sequence genome contains:
- the LOC114642379 gene encoding probable N-acetyltransferase CML1, which encodes MPVEDECDASDFQIRVFEPKDYPAVKRLFIDGIMENVTPAFKEALLHPVNLAVLAGIAALTYALPGHLRWLGFVVATAWIAAVYWCCHMFYAIYVNDKLASEMKDIEKHFLSLPGNCYWVAEHKKLKVIGGMVAVKSCAGASKKEVITRDRKSKLSKSTPANIISAQEEMGDEGPRQNNAQSDTSHHKAECQDTAESCEMFRMIVDRQYRRHGLGVRLTQTVLDFAQEHEYKTCILGTSKAQKAAQKLYLKVGFQLIKTYTPDIKRFISVLTGAKELYFEKQL